The genomic interval TTTACATTTCGCTGTTTTTGGTCAGGGGAGGGGGAAGAAGGACTTTTCGGTGGGTGTACcagtgtgggtgtgtgtttaCTTGGCTTGTGTGTGTTAagttggttttatttttttgggtttgctGCCGTTTGCTGCTAAATGGTTTTGTTaaagttttctgttttctcagggggcggggcgggggTGGTGCATGAGTTGTGGTTGATAGCTTACCAAAGGACTTGCAAGAATTACTCCGATCCTGCTTAGTACTGCTGGAAGACGCTGCAAAAATGTACACAAAACAATGTTCATACTCAAAACACACTTTAAGTTTGATTTGGTTGTCATTTTGGTTGGGCtaagttttggttttctggttttctgtTTGCTATTGTTTGCTCAGTTCTCACTTAGCTGCTAGTTCTGAGAGTAAGTTAAATTTGGCTGGAGGTTCTAGTTTCGAATAGTTGCGTATCACTAAAATTGGGAACAATGTTCGATTCTTTTTTGTCGTTTACGCTTACGTCTTTCGACTCTCTTGGTTTAAAATGAGGTAATTTTATGATGCATGGGGCTAGAAAGTGGCATTTATTTAAGTGGCACCATCGGCTTTGTTGATTCATGAGCtctttaaaatgattttagtTATTAATCTCGTTAAACATGCCACTTAAATGAATTCCAATAAATAGGATTACAAGTTCGTAAAACACATCAAAAAAATGCTTAACGTGCATTGTTAAACGATTTGATCTTAATTCGAAAGGTGCCTACGTAAAAACATAATGCatattttattggttttattttgttttatcaattttagtttttgttgcttcattttcgttaaaaaacaatgaaaacataaataacataCCTACCTACGGCATGTAAAACACTTGAATTATTTTAGTATTATTCATATAATGGCTGGGTTTTGTTAAGTTATTTTCAAACTAATTGGCGATGAATAAAACGCATTGTTTTCCTTACGAACGATTGTATAATACAACACTTAGAAAATAATTGACACATAACAAAAGATGAATGTTAAAGTTTCTAGCAAAGAGGAAGAATGGTCTTTGGGCATTTCTCGGGGTAAATGCCACTTCATTGGGttaataaaatgcaaacaaattaaacaactGAGCATCGGCacaataaatacacatacatcGACAGTATCTTCATAAAggacaaaaatcaaaattcaaatcagAAGTGTGTGGacaaaaatcaaatgtaaaATCGAGTTATTTCGTTATTCTTAGGGCACACAAAGTTACGTTTACTATAGTTTTAAAAGGTTGTTTTACAAAATGCTAAGTTTCGGGATTAACACAAAGTGAGTTTTTATAGCGAGCATTTTGTAGTTGATAATGTAGATATGGCAATGGTTCTATAACTAAGGACCATTAAATAAGACTGGACAGTACACGGATAGGTGATCAAAGTTGGGTGTACGCAGATATAGAGAAAGGAAGAGATATAGACTGATATATAGCGagacagagagaaagaggGGGACGCAACACAATGGAGGATATCGAATTGTTTTCGTCTgagtttttatatatatattttctgtttgttttcatGACTTGGGCTCAGGTGTTGCTGGCTTGCTAAACAAAGGAAGAACAAATAACTTGAATAACTTATATAGTACGAATGTTGGTAGTTGTGTTCGCTGTGTGTTCTTTTTTATATCGTTtgcttggttttatttatatgtatatatatatatgtatatatacgattttttgttggctttgcaCGCTCATgtaaaattcatatttaattgCTTTCAAAATGCATACGAAATTAGCTTTTTTCTTGGACGGGGCTGCTTGGTGTGAATCGGattaaatgattatttaatttaccTGTGTTACGGGATTCTCGCCAGGCCGATAGACGACGTTGTGCAGGGGTCGCTTTCGCCCCACATAATTGACGCAGACGAATTCCAGCAAGGAGGCGTAAATGAAGCACATACACACGCCGTCCCAAACGTTCATCGCCGTCAAATTAGAAACAACCGGCAGAGTGCTCCGGAAACCGTTCGAGGTAGTGAAGAAATTCAGCATTGTTGTCACGCCTTCGTTCCGGTTGTCAAAGTTGATCCAAGTTGTTTCGAGTTGTTGTTTAAAGTTGGGGATTGTGGATGGTAATTGTAGAGAAAGTTGTATTAGCCGTTTGACACGTAATTAGAAAAgcattgcatactttgggGCTGGGGCAAACGGGTGTCAAGGACGAAaggatgtacatatgtagaaTATATTCTATGTGGTAATTAATTGAGTTGTTTAAGTGGTTTTGTCATATGTACAAAAGGTTTTAACTTTAGGTCCGGTTTACGAAGAGAAAGGGGTTGTTATCATATCAAATTGTGTTCGGTTTATCAGTTTGCATTTATTTGGTGATTTATAACTGTGCAGAAGCTAAAGAAAAGTAATCAAATCTACTTATTCGATAAGGAGCATAAGTTCTAGTATATGCGAAAATGTATTCgtgtaatatttttcttgttgttttatCGAATGTTAGTTTTCATAGTATTGTTCCGGAtgatttgttatttattatttgttttaattgactcatgtttatgtattttttaatttatttatttatgttttactgaaatttattattgtttgttgaataaataaagaaagTAATTATTCTTGTGCCCTAAAACTATTAaaagcttttatatttattcaacCATATAGGAACTTAACTGGTAAATATAATTTAGCACCTACAAAACTATGCTTTAGTAACTTAAACACATTTGTGTAATTGGTAATCCATTAAttcacatttttgattttatagTTTATGATTCagattaataaattaatttatgataattatttcgttttattaaaCCTAAAgtcaaaaacaataaataatatttgactgcgcattaaaagttatttatCAAAATCATGTGTTAAATTACGTAAATCCATTAACTCAGCATTGTGTGCGAATTACTAAGTTCCTTGCTTCATTAATCAATTTTTCACATTGGCATTAGCAGCAGCgtaaatgaaattaatcaGAGGTAATGCTcgcatttaatattaattattcagCTCACAACCGCGCGACATAAAAATGCTATCGACCAATTGCAGCTGGATATGCAACATTATCCATCTTGGTTGCCTAATTAGTTGCGTCAACGATTCTCTAACTAGTTTGGCATGCTGCAAGGAACTCTTGCTGCAACCGCATCGCTGCATCCACGAACCACAtcgattttcaatttgccagcgTTCTGGTATCCGCCCTACTCTTACCAAGAAatcaaacgaaataaaaaaagtacAGAGGGAAATCTCAACGCTGCACTCAACTGCAAATGCTTCGAGGAAAAGCTCGAGCTGCGAGCTGCGAGTGGGTCACAAATGAGGCAAAAAGGATGCTGCCATGCTAAGAAGGAGGAGCTGCTGTAAAATGCATGCTATGTCAGCACTTTGACTAACAAAATGGCATCGCTTGCCTTGGAGCCATTTCGCCGTTTTTtgactatttatttatttagtttcctTTTGTCATTGAAATGTCGTTTGATTGTGTTTGCCCTGTGCAGACAATGGCAGCCAGAAATGGAATTATCCTTCCCCTCCTTCGATTTTCACAATGCCATTTGAGTGCCATGTCGTCGTTTTGTCATCGGAggattcaagtgcattattactggaaaattgtttaagGATCATTTCAGCAACTTAAAAACGTCACAGCAtagatttaaaattaaattcgtTTTTTCAGTTATAAACTTGAGAGTTTGCACACACATGAGTAATTTTAAGTATAACTATAACATTTGTTGATAACTTTATGCGAGGGATGCTAATATTCTCCCAATTCAAATTTGGTAAATTGAACAATGAttttagtatatatattttactgcATTTTAAAGTAAAGTCAAAAACTAAGCTTTTTCAACGCCGTCTGCAAGTTTTTCATCCTTGCCTTAACTTTGTAGTTTTTGCATTTCACGCACAGAGCGCTCTGTTCTATTTGTCTAGCCCATGCTGGCCATATGGCTTATGCATAAATCATCATGTATGATGTGACCACCGCTCcacgtcatcatcatcatgatcCAAGGGATGTGAAGTTTGCCACAAGCCGTGTAAATACCAGGATACGGCCGTGTCCGTGTTTCTGTGTCTCCTGTCCCGATGCAGATGCCAACGACGTAGGATCCGGATGTTTCGGCTGACATTCCCTTTGCTGCTatcattattttcttttcggcTTCCTTTGCCCACATTTGGCTGGGGTTAGAACATAGTAATCGCATTATCCTTGCCTCACTTTGTGTTCAGTTGAGAACTATACCAGCACCGAACTTTGAATGATATTATTATATGCTCTTAAAATCCTAATTACAGCTTAATTCATAAGTTAATATGGCTCTTTTTGAATTTCATATTCtacctatgtacatatataaaatatttggagTTCCCTTCTGTTGATATTTATAGCAaggaaagtaaataaatggTTTCGTTTTGTGATTATACTTAAGTAttaatgtttatattaaaaaagtttttatatttatttactagattcgttaaaaagtgtTTACAAGGTAAAAGGAAGTTTTTCCgaccctataaagtatatatatataaattccGAACAGGATCAATAATCgtgtcgatctggccatgtctgtctgtccgttcgtctgtccgtccgtcaaaatgtccgtatgaacgtcgagttCTCaggcccacaaaccgccttCAAAAACTGCGACGCTCACAATTTTCAAAACAGTTTTAAGaattttaccattttattattcattttgccaatttctattgatatgccaaaaagattccttttattgttttatttgtttgcaattttttttataatatatattatttgaaatattggatttttttctatttgaaTGTGTGTGTTGCAATCTAATGGAACATGAATTGTTGATTCTTGTTTAAGCATGATGTATGTATGCTTCAGATGATTTTCGTATATGGTTTCACCAAAGcttcttaaagaaaaaaagcttaaaaatgCCTAGTTTAAGTTAAGAAGTCATGCAATGCACAAGGACTCAACGGAGTTGGGCGATCACCAAATACGAGTGCAGGAAgtagaaaaatacaaaataagaaaatgaaCATTGGTAAAATCAGTCCAAGTAATGGATCGAAATGAAAAAGGAATCCATTTCAATGGAGCGGCTAGCTAGACTTAAacttttaatgattttatgAGTTAAATGTTCCTAAGCTGTTCTAAGCTAAATCACTTCTATATTATCATTAAGCTTTGGCCAATTGTCTCGTGGTTGCGTTTAAATTTGGACTAAAACTCACTGGACTGCTACAATTCGTTAACGACTAAAATGTGATTTGGACTGTTTTTTCATTGGTTTGGAAGACTTCGATTTTTGTTAggttttctgtttgctttattgAGAACTTGGAACTTCTTTCgaaagttttcaatttgattttgttttttttttacgtaCCGATCATAACACGGGCTGGGACTGCATTCCATTCCAGCCAAAATGTGATAAACGACGAGGTGACCAATATAATGCCAGGTATGAAAACGGTTGTAAAATAATACGCACGATCACGGGTAAATGTCAACTCGACCTGTAGGCAACTGTAATTACCTTAAGAAACAAGGCCGGAATTATGCATTATGCAAATTCGGCCAAAGGTtaacacacgcatacacacagagacagacagagagagatagagagataTATAGATAGAGAGGCCTATTTGTTAGAACTAGTTTCCACAGAGGACCTTACACTGTACTTTTCCCGATTTTTTGGCTTACTTTGGCTAAGCTATACTCATACTTTCAGAAGGAAACAAATACGTAAAGCTGTAAGTGATGGTAAGGTGAACTAAACTTGTGGTTCGGTAATTTGGGTAATGCTTTCCAGATTTTTGGGTGGGATGGCTCTCATTCAACGAACAGAACCCATGCAGCAAACCTTAAAGTCTAGGATCTTTTTGGTGTGGGCATACTTTGAGTGGGCACTGtatttcatataaattacTACTACGTTGGCCgcattgaaatgaaatggaaaagtgACAATTAGAAATcataaaatgtacaaattaCTTTACAGAAGGGCAATCGAAAAAGGCAAATGCTACGAAAGGCggaaagaaaatcaaatcaattgaTTTTTGGTTCGGTTAATTTCTTAAAAGTACGTATTTTTATTAAGAgtatttggttttgtttggtgTGAGAGATATAGAGAGCGAGGgcaaaaattgtttatggtttttggttatgggtttttggttttgtttaaaTTGGTTGGttggtatttttggtattgTTACCTATCATCGATCTAGCTGGCACGGCATTCCATTCTAGCCAGAAAGTTATAAAGGACGACGTCACCAATATAATGCCGGGTATAAAAACGGTGGTGAAATAGAATGCACGATCTCTGGTAAAGATTAAATCGACCCTAAGACAGCTGTAGTTCCCTAGGGgcattatttttgcatttcgggtattttttgttggttgATTTGTAGCGTTTTTTATAAGAGAGTAGGTGTGGGAAGGTAGACAAAGAGTAGACCATTAGATAGGCAttggatttatttttgtagATTCGTTGCTAAAATGGATAAGCTGCAAAGCAAGTCTAGCCGAGATCTGAGACTACGTAagtaaataagaaaaataattaatattttaaagccaagccaaagaaTGGAGTACTAAACTGAGAAGGTCCGTTTTGTAAGAAAACCctaaaataattgtattgaATACGCCTTCTAGTATGTTGTACCATTTTACCATCAAAAACACAACGGTTACTAAATTGCAAAACATTTCCCGgttgtaattttttttggctaatACAAAGTATAAGCAAATGAAGTGATTGGCATTCGATTACTGGCAATTCAGATCCCAATGACTTACCTCTCCAGCTGTTCTGATCGCAGGCCGTCGTTTGATTCTTGATTAAGTACGCGTTCAATGTGGTCAGCGATGGACTCTTTCGCAGGGTGTCCTCGTCGTTTTTCCAGACGTACTTTATTTGGGCCTCCTCGTAGGAAACTGCATAAGGATAAACGAGAAATTCAGCTTTAAGAATCACTGGCTCGCACAATTAGATTACATTCTCAGCCCCGAGTAAGCCCATCACAAtatcattaattaattagatTAATCTAAATAAGCGGGCACACACAAATGCATATTGTCTGAGccatttgtttttggggctcGAGGAAGACCAGACCCAGCAAATTAAATCATATTTGACAAACAAGCCGTGACAAGCGGGCAAAAGGCGAAATGCGAAAGGCGAAAGGCACAACACTTCGATGGATGTTTCCCCACTCATAGATGACAATCTCGGCAGGAAccgacatcatcatcatcttcctCTCAAAGTAATTTACGATGTTGCTCACGTTCTTGGCCGATGTTTCCAAGCGGGTTGGGAACCGGAAACAACTTTCGCAAAACAATGTAAAGACAAAAAGCCCACAACAAGGCTgactggtgtgtgtgtgtgtgtgtgtgtgtgtggcaggcAGTCAGCCTTGTTAGTCACTTTGTCAGCTTTTGTCGTTTAGCCCCctatgccacgccccctttgcTCCGCCCACCTCCTTCATTGTTGcatgaacacacacacactcacacacagagCCAAACAAATAGGCAAATGCAGATGGTGGCGAAGATTTCCCCTGAGTGGCAGTCAACACGCTCGCCTGCCCATCTTTTTATCATCAGGACATCAACATCTTGAGGTTGCCTCTCAACACTTTGGATTTTCAcattatttatacattaaTCCCACTTCAGATgtattgtttaaaaaatacttaacGCTCAACACTTGCTCTTGACAACTTTCAATGTGcaatacaatatatttttatcatcatcattttaacataattttgttgatatttattttaaattgctGTTTAATTATAACAAAATGTAACTTACTGCTCTCCATGGAGAAGGAACACTTGGGGTCATCGAATGGAAATATATGAAGACTTCCCTGGCAGGATAATATCAGGTGACGTCTACaaggaaatcgaaaaattggtttatataaatatacaaataaatcaatttgcataaaagtATCATATTTTCTGTTAATATTCAGGAAACTAATTGTATGGATATCCAAAGCCTTTGTTGCCTTTATGTTGCTTTTGGGCACACAAACAAGTGTAAGTTGAATTGAATCCTAAGCAAAAGTATTTACCttgaataattaatatatattacatcCTCGAattatttgtgcattttttttttgcaatgcTCATCGAccgtaaaatattttttgaccTTATAATTCTTTGCATTTTAGCTTCGAGCAATTTCATGCTTGTCTTTGCCACTTAATATCACGCTTTGTTCGGCAACATCAATTCATAATTTTCCACCCCGTGTCGCTGTCGCTTTTCCAACAAGTTTTTCCGACGTTTCTCCTTGTCGGCTATGCAAACAGCAAAAGGGAAATGCTGGACCAGAAAATGCTGGGAAAAGTAaatggcaactgcaacttattttaattgctgGACGACACTTTTGCAGTCAATTGGAAAAGTTCtgttgaattaaaaatgtagaCAAGTTGGAGAAATGAGGGGATGTGAGCGAGAAAAGGGGAAGAGTAAGACAAACAAGACCATCCAACAAATGTTGGTCATATTGTGAAAAGTTCCTCGCTTTTTTTCCCCCCATACGAGTCTGAAATTTCCTGCTGGCCAGGAATTGGGATATATGTACTTTGTACctgggcaaatatttacataccTACTTTCACTTTACATTTTACTCATATTCACCTATTTTCCTGCCTTCTACATTTCTTGTGCTCTTTTTCATTACGGCCTCGTATGTTTGGCGGGCTAGCTTACATATTTGGTGGGCCCTTTCCCCAAAATTTTCCGCTAGCCAgcgagaaaaaaagaagaaaaaaaggtggaaaattgagcaaaagaaactaaaaaagCACAgagaataaaaaaatattgccGCTTCGCCTGTCATCTTGCTATCCCTAATGAATATGAACTTTGAgcgaaaatttgcattttctggCGCCATTAAAGCCGCTTAGCCCGGCCTCGTCTCCGgattttgtataaaaaattcaTTCATATTCAAATCGGGCTACAGAGCACCAGACACACACCTCATTGCGTACGTAATGGTCCCGTTCCGAAATATTCTTAAAGCGAAATGCATTGGTATGATGGGATCCTTGAAATCGCCATGCATAATGAAATACGTATCCGGCGTCCAGATGCTATCATGATGATGCAGAGCATTTAAGAAGTCATAATGAGACTTATTGCCATATTGCAGTCGCGGATCGTTCCATTGCTGGTTCAGCAGAAATTCAACCTCGTATTTCTGCAAGCAACCAATTCAATAtagataaaaaatatatattatatgatttttatttatccGCAGGACTCACCAAACTGCTTTCATCGGGCGATGCTAAGCTCAGGAGCAGCACGTTCACGTTCACCGTCAGAGTGCCTATTAAAAAAGGATTTCAATACACTCGGTAGTGGTCTACTTAACATATATTTCATTGAAGTGCCAAGTGCCAGAAGAAGAACAAAATGAACTACCCGGGGAAGCGATAAAAGCAAAATGTCTACTGAATTACTGAATTGGTTTATGGAAATGCAAAACTTAATCATCACTTAACAAATCTATAAAAAGCTAAAGATTCAGTGCTCCTCTTAGTTTCGTTAAAGAAACTACAACTCTTCGTAATAAATAGCTTGTTTAGAACTTGAgaaaaaatagggaaaattATACTTGAAAATCAGAAAGGTCGTCGCAATGAAAGTAAGAAGTACAGATACAAGGTGCATCTACATAATATAAAATTCCGCGAGAGTAAACCAACCGCGATTGTGTGGTCTCCGTGCATTTTGATTAGTTGCCATATCGGGCGATTGCAAACCACAGCAAAAGTCTTCATCTgcaaaaatgaattaaattagatTGAATCACTTTGAGTACAAATGTTTAACTTCAATCTCATCACTTTTTCCGATCCCTATTATCCTCTTGCATTGTTGTCTTATACTTTCCATTAgtagcaaaaatgcaattttctaaCAACTCTAACAGCAGAATGTAATGTTATGATTTTCCAAAGCATAAGCATGTCGAAGAAAACGTAATTGCATTGCATACTTTCTTTGGCTCAAGATAGTGGCCACCCAAACCCCAAAGTGTCCACATCTTTTGTGCATCCCATCCATGGCAGTGCAGCCATTaactttaattgattttatagTGTCCATACGTCGTGGCCTGGCTCCTCCAATTGTTGTCTGCTGGATGTCATTTGGCAAACAGCGGAAAAGACAACCCGAGATACCCGTTTTCCCTCCTCTTACGAAAGCAACTCTTAATAGCACAAACACTATGTGTAGTTTTTCCCCAGTCCCCACTTAGtaaaattggaaattgaatCGCAACAATGTGAAAATGGCGGATAATTTCTGAAACGTCTTACCATTTACAGGCGGCAGTAATCGTTTATCGTAGCGCTTCTTCTCGAGCAGTAAATCTAATATTTCCTTATCCGAACTGGACTCATCAAATCTGTAGAACACGagaaaatcatttgaaaactTGTAGACATATTTGCGATCAATGTAAATTTGTGTTAGTAATTGACAAAATAAGTAAGTTGTTATTTTCCCAAGGAATCTTTTATGTACAACAGTTTTGTGTGCTGTTTTAAGTAGATGGGAAGATTTCAGCCGAACAACtaaaagataaaataaaaaaaactcatAAGTAGGTAAGCGGTTAAAAGAATAATCTTGTTTTTCTCAATTCTTTAATGAGAATCTAAGAACTCCTTTAAGTTTTAGAAATCCTAAAATTATCGTTTAAGTCTGAGAGAGTAAAATAGTTGACTTGCTATGAAGTAGTTGGCtaagcattttattttatgcaacTCATAAACTTTATTTCAAATTGCATGCATAACATCAGCAGAACGAAGCTGAGAAAAACCAATTACCTCAACTGGAAATCAAATAAACTCAAAGTGTATAGTGTGTGCAGAAAACGAAACTTAATAATTCCAGAAAAAGAGGTAACCAAAAACTCgagttttctctttttccgTATAATTCTCAGCTTTcggtatttctttttttttttttagagatgGAAGGAGGTGTGCATTAACTTACTTCGACCAATCGATGCCATGACTGAAAGAAtttcaaaaaggaaaaaataaatagaaaaattttTGTACGTGTTGTGAAAAGGATTGCCAGGCGATACAGAATGAAAGATATATGGAGAGACAGATGGGTAGTTAGGAAAATAGAGGCTGTGTGGCTGGTTGAAGGTAACAAAATCAAATGGTAGTATTCCTAAATGAATTGGGTTGTTCTAATGAATGTGCCGAGTTCGCCCCGATTCTAACGTTAAGATTCTAGGATTTCTGCTAGTGATTAAACATTGCtgaaaagttttcatttctGACTATTTCTATGGCCTGTTTTTGATATAGAAGTATGATCTGCTCCGTTCCGAAGGATATAGTATTTGGAATAGTCTTAAGACAGATTGCTTTCAAACTGATAGACTTCTTTGAGTAGAATGAAACGGACGGACAAAAAGAAAGAccagaatatatataatttatatgttcGCAACTATCTCCTTCACTGCGATTCACTTGAttggttatttttttaagtatgAATACTGCAAAGGATAAGGGTACATAAGCATCGGCTAGCCGAAGCTATCTCTCTTCCATGATTCTATTTTGGCTGAGGGAAATCAAGGCGAACTTTTGGTTTGCGTGACGTTGTATTGATTCTATCCGATGAATCCTGCACTCACATGGGATGCTTGTCGAGGGCACCCGTCTCCGACTGCGTGGCAGCTGCCGTGGACGCGGTGGTCAGATAGCAGAGCATCAGGAGGACGCTGGAGGCTGCGTAGAAGCTGATCGACTGGCTGTAGTGCTTGTAGTGCTGGCCGAGATACTGGAAGGCTGCCGCCGAGGTGGCCGCTGCCGTGGCGCCGACGTTCGCAATGATGGCCGCTGTCATTGTGGCGGGCAGTTGGGTCTCGGCATAGGGATGTGCTTGCCACGCCCGGTACGCTTGGGGCTGGCGATCCTGGACAGGACTAAGCTCCTCGTGCTTCTGCAGCGTTTTCGCTAGGGCGGCGAGGGCGTGAGAATGCAGGGATATTGCCGAAATTTTGGAGATGCTCGCAGGATCCGCTGCAGGATCTGGCTGGCGCCTCCGCCGGCGGGCATTGTGTTGCTGCCAATGGTGCCCATCCTCATGCCGCTCGGCGATTTGAATCGTTGTTGCCGCAATATCGATTCCGATTCTGCCCGCCGCCGTCGCCGCTGTATCGACAATGGATCCTTGCCGCGCCAACGCGTCCTCGCCTTCGTCCTTGTGCGTTTCAGCCACTTGACTACTGTGCTTGTTGTTCTCCTGACGTGCCTGCCGTATCGTTAAAAGCACTTGAGCCGCCGCTTTTATATGTTCGGGCCCGGTTGCTGCTTTTCTCTGGGCCTCAGCCTCCgattcagtttctgtttctacTCCTGCTTCTATTGCTACTGCTACTTCGGTTTGCGTTTTATGGTTTTGTTGATGGTTATCCTTGATTCTGATGTCCTCAGCTGGCTTGTCGTTGTTTCCTCTGACAGAGACCTTGCCTTTGGTCCCCGCTGCTgctttttccgcttttccacgGCATTGGTTGCGCCTCAGTTGCCTGCTTCTCGGTTTTTGGGGCTGCTCTTTGGCCGCTTCAAAGACGCAGCCCATGTTACGACAACTGCAAGGAATGGTTTGCCAAACAAAAgggtattatttttatgacatGTCAATCACTTTCTGATTTTATATCCTTTCATTTAAGAAATACAGTTAACGAAACTAGTCTTAATACGTTCCCCGTCTCTTATtataaagattataaaaataatacggCCACTTGTTGCCAGTCCTTAAGTTAAGGAAAATTCTTGcataacttttttaatttaataatttaatgtcAGCTGAATCACACTTTCggaatatattaaaaattaattattgaaAGATATTTTACAaagatttacaaaaaaaattaaaacaaaattaaatttggaatatataaaaaaatggcTATGTATAGTACTAAAATACTATAAgaaatccaattaaatttaCTATACTTTTCGAAAATTCGTACAATAAAACAACGC from Drosophila yakuba strain Tai18E2 chromosome 3L, Prin_Dyak_Tai18E2_2.1, whole genome shotgun sequence carries:
- the LOC6534555 gene encoding uncharacterized protein LOC6534555 isoform X6: MGCVFEAAKEQPQKPRSRQLRRNQCRGKAEKAAAGTKGKVSVRGNNDKPAEDIRIKDNHQQNHKTQTEVAVAIEAGVETETESEAEAQRKAATGPEHIKAAAQVLLTIRQARQENNKHSSQVAETHKDEGEDALARQGSIVDTAATAAGRIGIDIAATTIQIAERHEDGHHWQQHNARRRRRQPDPAADPASISKISAISLHSHALAALAKTLQKHEELSPVQDRQPQAYRAWQAHPYAETQLPATMTAAIIANVGATAAATSAAAFQYLGQHYKHYSQSISFYAASSVLLMLCYLTTASTAAATQSETGALDKHPIHGIDWSKFDESSSDKEILDLLLEKKRYDKRLLPPVNGTLTVNVNVLLLSLASPDESSLKYEVEFLLNQQWNDPRLQYGNKSHYDFLNALHHHDSIWTPDTYFIMHGDFKDPIIPMHFALRIFRNGTITYAMRRHLILSCQGSLHIFPFDDPKCSFSMESISYEEAQIKYVWKNDEDTLRKSPSLTTLNAYLIKNQTTACDQNSWRGNYSCLRVDLIFTRDRAFYFTTVFIPGIILVTSSFITFWLEWNAVPARSMIGVTTMLNFFTTSNGFRSTLPVVSNLTAMNVWDGVCMCFIYASLLEFVCVNYVGRKRPLHNVVYRPGENPVTQRLPAVLSRIGVILASPLASAAATPAMSMMGGATPMSSGTPAASSSVATPGTPRTTDPEEFFGGGMRWQEAHGGIIGAAVQNLRARSIKRKAARSPSTSTSPHPSGRPTEHIYEEPGGSTAGVTSTKVKFKDELREEQPEEPESSTKLRRSVATSTPALVVRIEAETDLEAEAQPNQDMEMTERQLSLPLKPPRRKASRSNSPASVYSDAFENVETTGEKRQNAGAPNEIVACTTCGGSNSPCTHSANNGCATETCFVQVRKKEPPHPIRVAKTIDVIARITFPTAYAIFLIFFFVHYKGFS
- the LOC6534555 gene encoding uncharacterized protein LOC6534555 isoform X3, producing MGCVFEAAKEQPQKPRSRQLRRNQCRGKAEKAAAGTKGKVSVRGNNDKPAEDIRIKDNHQQNHKTQTEVAVAIEAGVETETESEAEAQRKAATGPEHIKAAAQVLLTIRQARQENNKHSSQVAETHKDEGEDALARQGSIVDTAATAAGRIGIDIAATTIQIAERHEDGHHWQQHNARRRRRQPDPAADPASISKISAISLHSHALAALAKTLQKHEELSPVQDRQPQAYRAWQAHPYAETQLPATMTAAIIANVGATAAATSAAAFQYLGQHYKHYSQSISFYAASSVLLMLCYLTTASTAAATQSETGALDKHPIFDESSSDKEILDLLLEKKRYDKRLLPPVNDEDFCCGLQSPDMATNQNARRPHNRGTLTVNVNVLLLSLASPDESSLKYEVEFLLNQQWNDPRLQYGNKSHYDFLNALHHHDSIWTPDTYFIMHGDFKDPIIPMHFALRIFRNGTITYAMRRHLILSCQGSLHIFPFDDPKCSFSMESISYEEAQIKYVWKNDEDTLRKSPSLTTLNAYLIKNQTTACDQNSWRGNYSCLQVELTFTRDRAYYFTTVFIPGIILVTSSFITFWLEWNAVPARVMIGVTTMLNFFTTSNGFRSTLPVVSNLTAMNVWDGVCMCFIYASLLEFVCVNYVGRKRPLHNVVYRPGENPVTQRLPAVLSRIGVILASPLASAAATPAMSMMGGATPMSSGTPAASSSVATPGTPRTTDPEEFFGGGMRWQEAHGGIIGAAVQNLRARSIKRKAARSPSTSTSPHPSGRPTEHIYEEPGGSTAGVTSTKVKFKDELREEQPEEPESSTKLRRSVATSTPALVVRIEAETDLEAEAQPNQDMEMTERQLSLPLKPPRRKASRSNSPASVYSDAFENVETTGEKRQNAGAPNEIVACTTCGGSNSPCTHSANNGCATETCFVQVRKKEPPHPIRVAKTIDVIARITFPTAYAIFLIFFFVHYKGFS